The following proteins are encoded in a genomic region of Alnus glutinosa chromosome 8, dhAlnGlut1.1, whole genome shotgun sequence:
- the LOC133874619 gene encoding uncharacterized protein LOC133874619: MSTLQRPNRHSVVCMAKKYASNTDKRKKLSRKKGGNSNRKKKSRRKGRKKGGNSDRKKKRRMKWGKKKVFKIVRLVSTAATGVVYTMKKSSKITDKLQQLKYDPRVKRHVLFEEVN; encoded by the exons ATGAGCACTCTTCAGAGGCCAAATCGTCATTCTGTTGTCTGCATGGCGAAGAAATATGCTTCAAACACTGATAAGAGAAAG AAGCTGAGTAGAAAAAAGGGTGGGAACTCgaataggaagaaaaagagcAGGAGGAAGGGTAGAAAAAAGGGTGGGAACTCGGataggaagaaaaagaggaggatGAAGTGGGGAAAGAAGAaggtttttaaaattgtcagGCTTGTCTCAACTGCTGCCACCGGGGTTGTCTATACCATGAAGAAGAGCAGTAAGATTACCGACAAGCTTCAGCAACTAAAATATGATCCTCGTGTAAAGCGCCATGTCCTGTTTGAAGAAGTGAACTGA
- the LOC133875352 gene encoding small ribosomal subunit protein bS20c, with protein sequence MASLSLSCLALPSKLRNSLTLGVPSSSSASSSSLSQSRSTSTFRSLCFSTSLSHNAFSKGYLSMSTTQRPSRHFVVCEAAPKKKADSAAKRTRQAEKRRVYNKARKSEIKTRMKKVLEALDVLKKKPDAQAEEVLSVEKLIAEAYSVIDKAVKVGTLHRNTGARRKSRLARRKKTVEIHHGWYTPTPAPAVNAA encoded by the exons atggcaaGCCTATCATTATCTTGTTTGGCCCTCCCTTCAAAGCTGAGAAATTCTCTTACACTTGGtgtcccttcttcttcttcagcttcttcttcttctttaagtCAGTCGAGGTCGACTAGTACATTCAGGTCACTCTGCTTCTCGACTAGCCTCTCACACAATGCCTTCTCCAAAG GGTATTTGTCTATGAGCACGACGCAAAGGCCAAGTCGCCATTTTGTTGTGTGTGAGGCGGCTCCGAAGAAAAAAGCGGATTCCGCTGCGAAGAGGACGCGTCAAGCTGAGAAAAGGCGCGTCTACAACAAAGCCCGGAAATCTGAAATCAAGACCCGGATGAAGAAG GTTTTGGAAGCTCTGGATGTGCTCAAGAAGAAACCTGATGCACAAGCTGAAGAAGTCCTTTCAGTTGAGAAACTAATTGCAGAGGCATATTCAGTTATAGACAAGGCAGTGAAAGTGGGAACACTGCACAGGAACACTGGAGCACGCAGGAAGTCTCGGCTTGCCCGGAGAAAGAAGACCGTGGAGATTCACCATGGCTGGTATACTCCAACCCCAGCACCTGCTGTAAATGCAGCGTAG